One region of Salvia miltiorrhiza cultivar Shanhuang (shh) chromosome 3, IMPLAD_Smil_shh, whole genome shotgun sequence genomic DNA includes:
- the LOC131014994 gene encoding thaumatin-like protein: MLPIFRYGFFITITIVLSLTRTNGSGYQLIVVNNCNGSIWPGIQGGAGQRTLSDGGFLLSSGGEVAIDVPEKWSGRLWGRQFCNFDSNGKGSCVTGDCSGQLRCQGMGGAPPATVVEMTLGSSASPLHFYDVSLVDGFNLPVSMKPIGGGVGCGVASCEVDLNVCCPSALEVRVGGRVVGCKSACLAMQSPKYCCTGQYADPKTCKPTVFANLFKAICPKAYSYAFDDSSSLNKCRAKRYVVTFCPPQ, encoded by the exons ATGCTTCCTATTTTCCGATATGGATTCTTCATTACTATCACCATAGTCCTCTCTCTCACTAGAACAA ATGGCAGTGGATATCAGCTCATCGTAGTAAACAACTGCAACGGGAGCATATGGCCCGGAATCCAGGGCGGCGCGGGGCAGCGAACCCTCAGTGACGGTGGCTTCCTCCTCAGCAGCGGTGGTGAGGTAGCCATCGACGTCCCCGAGAAGTGGTCAGGCCGGTTGTGGGGAAGGCAGTTCTGCAACTTCGACTCGAATGGGAAGGGCTCATGCGTCACGGGCGACTGCTCTGGCCAGCTCCGCTGCCAGGGAATGGGCGGAGCACCACCAGCGACGGTGGTCGAGATGACACTGGGCTCGTCAGCCTCACCCCTCCACTTCTACGACGTGAGCCTGGTGGATGGGTTCAACCTGCCCGTCTCAATGAAGCCCATCGGGGGTGGGGTCGGATGTGGGGTGGCGTCGTGCGAGGTCGACCTGAACGTCTGCTGCCCCTCGGCGCTGGAGGTGAGGGTGGGAGGGCGGGTTGTCGGGTGCAAGAGTGCTTGCTTAGCTATGCAATCACCAAAATATTGCTGCACAGGACAGTATGCAGACCCCAAAACTTGCAAACCTACAGTGTTTGCAAATTTGTTCAAGGCCATTTGTCCCAAGGCGTATAGCTACGCCTTTGATGATTCTTCAAGCCTCAACAAATGCAGGGCAAAGAGATACGTCGTCACTTTCTGCCCTCCACAATGA
- the LOC131014996 gene encoding ABC transporter I family member 6, chloroplastic has product MAMALFSPTFSFRISTSAPQRRRRRCFVQSSQATVAIEAPSSSTTDLLLQVKDLSAVIAESKQTILKGVNLTVRHGEVHAVMGKNGSGKSTFAKVLAGHPDYEVTGGSIMYKGLDLLEMEPEERAIAGLFMSFQSPVEIPGVSNIDFLNMAYNARRRKLGLPELGPIEFYGYVAPKLELVNMKTDFLNRNVNEGFSGGEKKRNEILQLAVLGAEFAILDEIDSGLDVDALQDVAKAVNGVLTSKNSVLMITHYLRLLEFIKPTYIHIMENGRIVKTGDISIAETLEREGYKAIS; this is encoded by the exons ATGGCGATGGCTCTCTTCTCTCCGACCTTTTCTTTCAGAATCTCCACATCCGCTCCtcaacgccgccgccgccgttgtTTTGTGCAGTCCTCTCAGGCCACCGTCGCCATCGAGGCCCCTTCATCCTCGACCACTGACCTACTGCTTCAAGTCAAAGACCTCTCTGCCGTCATCGCCGAGTCCAAGCAGACTATTCTCAAAGGCGTTAATCTTACCGTCCGTCACGGAGAG GTTCATGCTGTGATGGGGAAGAACGGCTCTGGGAAGAGTACATTTGCAAAG GTCCTTGCTGGTCATCCAGATTATGAGGTTACAGGAGGTAGTATAATGTACAAAGGGCTCGATCTGCTTGAGATGGAACCTGAGGAAAGAGCTATTGCTGGATTATTTATGAGCTTTCAATCACCGGTTGAAATTCCTGGTGTAAGCAATATTGACTTCTTGAATATGGCTTACAATGCTAGGAGGAGGAAACTTGGATTACCAGAGCTTGGTCCAATTGAG TTTTATGGCTATGTAGCACCTAAACTTGAGCTCGTGAATATGAAGACAGACTTTTTAAACAGAAATGTGAATGAAGGATTCAGCGGCGGAGAAAAAAAGCGCAATGAGATTTTACAGCTTGCG GTCCTTGGTGCAGAATTTGCTATATTAGATGAAATTGATTCTGGTTTAGACGTGGATGCTCTTCAAGATGTAGCAAAAGCAGTTAATGGTGTCCTCACCTCGAAGAATTCAGTTCTGATGATCACCCACTATTTACGTCTTCTAGAATTCATAAAGCCAACATACATCCACATAATG GAGAATGGCCGGATAGTGAAGACTGGGGATATCTCCATAGCTGAAACTCTTGAAAGAGAAGGGTACAAAGCAATTTCTTGA